The following are encoded in a window of Panicum virgatum strain AP13 chromosome 5N, P.virgatum_v5, whole genome shotgun sequence genomic DNA:
- the LOC120675112 gene encoding uncharacterized protein LOC120675112, producing MGAGSCSGSEIGDGDANKKSSEEDLNLHPQKFPQVICFNCGETGHFSSGCVKPKVCFMCFCKDHVVENCDEWKKPQPAAQFYGSANRGLGFYHVDVANREGRFKHWAGFENYGVFTVEEGFLEEDEIIKTLRQQVDKNWAWKLLRMDEFRFLVKFPPYIRVESKVLGEATYFYLKSNSVMASLRVWNGDIEPVGQLMEAWIQIRGVPPKWSDWTTIREIASTLGKMIEVDWQTLFSSFFTVIRVKINCKDPRKIPDRRVMEMADKLYMISFEVEELDKLKEKMEELNDGLDPSHKGDEDGGERPEEEEDYKPENELPPTSDLDNGNGCSGKQVDNPNNNSGKKTDSVRKAMLLFDEKKRRRHIRGSRSNTILYKSSESYGIDRL from the coding sequence ATGGGAGCAGGCTCTTGTAGTGGTAGTGAGATAGGTGATGGGGATGCTAACAAGAAAAGCAGTGAGGAAGATCTAAATCTGCACCCTCAGAAATTCCCTCAAGTAATCTGCTTCAATTGTGGAGAAACCGGCCACTTCAGCTCTGGGTGTGTCAAACCTAAAGTTTGCTTCATGTGCTTTTGCAAGGATCATGTTGTTGAGAATTGTGATGAATGGAAGAAACCACAGCCTGCAGCTCAGTTTTATGGGAGTGCAAACAGAGGGTTAGGCTTCTACCATGTTGATGTAGCTAACAGGGAGGGGAGATTCAAACATTGGGCTGGCTTTGAGAATTATGGTGTGTTCACAGTAGAGGAAGGTTTCTTGGAAGAAGATGAAATCATCAAGACCCTGAGGCAGCAGGTGGATAAAAATTGGGCTTGGAAGTTACTGAGAATGGATGAGTTCAGATTCTTAGTGAAATTTCCACCATATATTAGAGTAGAAAGCAAAGTGTTGGGTGAAGCTACCTACTTCTATCTGAAGAGCAATTCTGTGATGGCATCACTGAGAGTCTGGAATGGGGATATTGAGCCAGTTGGGCAGCTAATGGAAGCCTGGATACAAATCAGAGGTGTTCCCCCCAAATGGAGTGACTGGACAACTATAAGAGAAATAGCCTCTACCTTAGGAAAGATGATAGAGGTGGATTGGCAGACActtttctcaagcttcttcactgTGATTAGGGTGAAAATCAATTGCAAAGATCCAAGAAAGATTCCTGACCGTAGAGTTATGGAGATGGCTGATAAACTATATATGATCAGCTTTGAGGTGGAGGAGCTTGATAAGCTGAAAGAAAAAATGGAAGAGCTGAATGATGGGTTAGATCCTAGTCACAAAGGGGATGAAGATGGAGGTGAAAggccagaagaggaagaggattaTAAACCAGAGAATGAGCTCCCTCCCACTAGTGACCTAGACAATGGAAATGGATGCTCTGGAAAACAGGTGGACAATCCAAACAACAATAGTGGGAAGAAAACAGATTCTGTGAGGAAGGCCATGCTGTTGTTtgatgaaaaaaagagaaggagacATATTAGGGGCAGCAGATCCAATACCATCTTGTACAAGTCTTCTGAGAGCTATGGAATTGACAGACTCTGA